One window of the Nicotiana tabacum cultivar K326 chromosome 4, ASM71507v2, whole genome shotgun sequence genome contains the following:
- the LOC107822737 gene encoding histone-lysine N-methyltransferase, H3 lysine-9 specific SUVH6-like yields MSVLTETSPSMMLGKRLHQSVYDEYPRCPSAFKRLKVDTTRNFPENCGPFVSQTTGSGIQCYGDAEIVPKFPSTTKRVKVGATRNFPQNCSPCVTQMDGIDTQCSAEAEIKSSSSVALEMSKSGKPLGVFVPNNLSGNPAIRPKDVQIDLPLTPWKAKKDDLVATGASLKEVDDSSNLRTLCEQLPPMNGNQPLKMKEFEGQNEPSNERSKRIHHEKVFDDESKTSVDDEICILSRLEWSSLKSSLKSRSTFKKDDKCEIVHTEKVKCLEPLGKCMINFEHAVNFEPSPKTVRSEQHNKLYKGEDFVSKDWDQNDFVVMKKQIVPRVSQKDLRTFTSLCDVYGQGLLTEYEDFQKANKVREALKLFDDLYTKLLREVKAKKCERKRSIHIEAAMSLKNQKKWVNYGWTFGHVPGVEIGDQFRFRAELVMVGLHRQFIRGIDYVNINRKDAAISIVDSGRYANETISSQTFIYVGQGGNPNISGTRVEDQKLEGGNLALKNSMDSGYPVRVIRSRQRVKDEKSDIRYIYDGLYTVTKYWQERGPTGKFVFKFELKRNFGQPKLTRELMSHPAYLDKVNYFLPNVNKATKSVMEGEFVVDYDISQGKEKIPIPAVNAIDDERPPPFTYITKMQCPDWYYISMPQGCSCTSGCSDSEQCSCASKNGGEIPFNSRGAIIRAKPLVYECGPSCKCPPSCKNRVSQRGPRYHLEVFKTESRGWGLRSRDYVSSGSFICEYVGELLDEKEAEKRTDHDEYLFDVSNYDEEIPERNNKFEVESNCSQRKDEDGFTLDAARYGNVGRFINHSCSPNLYAQNVMYDHGDRRVPHIMFFASKSIVPLEELTYHYNYQIDQVYDANGNLKKKNCRCGSRKCSGRMY; encoded by the coding sequence ATGTCTGTGTTAACGGAAACAAGTCCCTCAATGATGCTTGGGAAGAGATTACATCAGAGCGTTTACGATGAATATCCAAGATGTCCGTCCGCGTTTAAGCGCCTAAAAGTTGATACTACCCGGAATTTTCCTGAAAATTGTGGTCCATTTGTTTCTCAAACGACTGGAAGCGGTATTCAATGCTATGGTGATGCTGAGATCGTCCCGAAGTTTCCATCCACTACAAAGCGTGTAAAAGTTGGTGCTACGCGAAATTTTCCTCAGAATTGTAGCCCGTGCGTTACTCAAATGGATGGAATCGATACTCAATGCTCTGCTGAAGCTGAGATCAAAAGTAGTTCTAGTGTTGCTTTGGAAATGTCTAAGTCGGGCAAGCCTTTAGGAGTTTTTGTGCCAAATAATTTGAGTGGTAACCCTGCAATCCGACCAAAAGATGTGCAAATAGATTTGCCATTAACTCCCTGGAAGGCTAAAAAGGATGATTTGGTTGCAACTGGTGCATCTCTAAAAGAGGTTGATGATTCAAGTAATTTGAGAACCTTATGTGAGCAACTCCCACCTATGAATGGAAATCAACCTTTGAAGATGAAAGAATTTGAAGGTCAAAATGAACCAAGTAATGAAAGAAGCAAGAGAATTCATCACGAAAAAGTATTTGATGATGAATCCAAGACTAGCGTAGATGATGAAATTTGCATTTTATCCCGCTTAGAGTGGAGCTCTTTAAAATCAAGTCTCAAGTCTCGAAGTACTTTTAAGAAGGACGACAAGTGTGAGATCGTGCACACAGAAAAAGTTAAGTGTCTAGAACCGTTAGGCAAGTGCATGATTAATTTTGAACATGCAGTTAATTTTGAGCCATCGCCTAAGACCGTACGTTCTGAGCAACACAACAAACTATACAAAGGTGAGGATTTTGTCTCCAAAGATTGGGATCAAAATGACTTTGTGGTCATGAAGAAGCAAATAGTTCCCAGAGTTTCTCAAAAAGATTTAAGGACTTTTACTTCCTTGTGTGATGTTTATGGTCAAGGATTGTTAACTGAATATGAAGATTTTCAGAAAGCGAACAAAGTTAGAGAGGCTCTGAAACTTTTTGATGACCTGTACACTAAACTTTTGCGAGAAGTTAAAGCAAAGAAAtgtgaaagaaaaagaagtatTCATATAGAGGCAGCAATGAGTTTGAAGAATCAGAAAAAGTGGGTAAATTATGGGTGGACTTTTGGACATGTTCCTGGAGTTGAAATTGGAGATCAATTCCGGTTTAGGGCAGAACTTGTTATGGTCGGACTACATCGCCAATTTATTAGAGGTATCGATTATGTGAATATTAACAGAAAAGATGCTGCAATTAGTATTGTGGATTCTGGTCGGTACGCCAACGAGACCATATCTTCTCAAACATTCATTTACGTAGGTCAAGGTGGGAATCCAAATATTTCTGGTACGAGAGTGGAAGATCAAAAGCTTGAAGGGGGTAATCTTGCCTTGAAGAACTCCATGGACTCGGGATATCCGGTGAGGGTTATTCGTAGTCGACAAAGAGTGAAAGATGAAAAGAGTGATATAAGATACATTTACGATGGGCTGTACACTGTGACGAAGTATTGGCAAGAAAGAGGTCCAACTGGAAAATTTGTTTTCAAGTTTGAACTGAAAAGAAATTTTGGCCAGCCTAAACTTACTCGTGAGCTAATGTCACATCCAGCATATTTAGACAAGGTAAACTACTTTCTTCCAAATGTTAACAAGGCAACAAAATCAGTTATGGAGGGGGAGTTTGTTGTGGACTATGATATCTCGCAAGGAAAGGAGAAAATACCAATCCCAGCTGTCAATGCAATAGATGATGAGAGACCCCCACCATTTACTTACATTACCAAAATGCAATGTCCAGATTGGTATTATATTTCTATGCCTCAAGGTTGCAGTTGCACAAGTGGATGCTCGGATTCTGAGCAATGCTCTTGTGCTTCTAAGAATGGAGGTGAGATTCCATTTAACTCAAGAGGGGCTATTATTAGAGCAAAGCCACTTGTTTATGAGTGTGGTCCGTCTTGCAAATGCCCCCCTTCTTGCAAAAACAGAGTTAGCCAACGTGGTCCTCGTTACCATTTGGAGGTTTTCAAGACTGAATCAAGAGGATGGGGTTTGAGGTCACGGGATTATGTATCATCTGGAAGTTTTATATGTGAATATGTTGGGGAGTTGCTTGATGAAAAGGAAGCCGAAAAAAGAACAGATCATGATGAGTACTTGTTTGATGTTAGCAACTATGATGAAGAAATCCCCGAAAGGAATAATAAGTTCGAAGTAGAGTCAAATTGTTCTCAGAGGAAGGATGAAGATGGCTTTACACTTGATGCAGCAAGATATGGGAATGTTGGAAGATTTATCAACCATAGCTGCTCGCCGAACCTTTACGCGCAAAATGTCATGTATGACCATGGTGATAGGAGAGTACCTCACATAATGTTTTTCGCTTCCAAAAGTATTGTTCCATTAGAGGAGCTTACTTATCACTACAACTACCAGATCGATCAAGTTTATGATGCAAATGGCAATCTGAAGAAAAAGAATTGTAGATGTGGTTCTCGTAAGTGTTCGGGGAGAATGTACTAA